A genomic window from Silene latifolia isolate original U9 population chromosome 11, ASM4854445v1, whole genome shotgun sequence includes:
- the LOC141613953 gene encoding uncharacterized protein LOC141613953, translating to MIISSWNVRGMNDPLRQQEVLEFLKRNKVDCGAVIETHIKSYLAQVIYKRQFSSYSLATNYNSHPGGRIWLLWNPATVQVRVLDSGAQFLHCSLLHFSSQKHILLTVVYAFNRAQERIELWNALKSLSHGPVDPGSSVAFLPSGVSDHSSILLTVVATHTIHKPFRYLNSLRPMLKQLHSQDYTNLTSRVAAAKLKLQDCQLLLQDSPLNHVLLLQEKHLLHQYRLVKEDEMRMLSQKAKIHHLKLSDMNTRFFYASIAVRKAKNTIGIITDAQGQLCQGHQQVTQAFLNYYQNLLGTAEPNAALPANLFQENVLCQVPHLNNMVTTSEIETALFSIDRNKSPGVDGFSSRFFKDTWATLRA from the exons ATGATCATTTCCTCTTGGAATGTGAGGGGGATGAATGATCCTCTAAGACAGCAGGAGGTTTTAGAATTCCTGAAAAGGAATAAGGTTGACTGTGGGGCAGTTATTGAAACCCATATTAAGAGTTATTTAGCTCAGGTTATATACAAAAGGCAGTTTAGTAGTTATTCTCTTGCTACAAATTATAACTCTCACCCTGGTGGTCGGATTTGGCTCTTGTGGAATCCTGCTACTGTGCAGGTGAGGGTGTTGGATTCTGGTGCTCAATTCCTCCATTGTTCCTTGTTGCATTTTTCTTCTCAAAAGCATATCCTCCTTACTGTGGTCTATGCTTTCAATAGAGCTCAGGAAAGAATTGAGCTATGGAATGCTCTTAAAAGTCTTTCTCATGGTCCAGTTGATCCTG GGTCATCTGTTGCTTTTCTTCCTTCAGGAGTCTCTGATCACTCGTCCATTCTTCTCACTGTGGTAGCTACTCATACTATTCATAAGCCTTTTAGGTACCTTAATT CTTTAAGGCCTATGTTGAAGCAGCTTCACTCTCAGGATTATACTAACTTAACCTCTAGGGTTGCAGCTGCTAAACTTAAGCTTCAGGATTGCCAGCTGCTCTTGCAAGACTCTCCCCTTAATCATGTTCTTTTACTGCAAGAGAAGCATCTCTTGCATCAGTATAGGCTTGTTAAGGAAGATGAGATGAGAATGCTTTCTCAGAAGGCCAAAATTCACCATCTTAAGCTCTCTGATATGAATACCAGGTTCTTTTACGCTAGTATTGCTGTTAGAAAGGCTAAGAATACTATTGGGATTATCACTGATGCTCAGGGGCAGCTTTGTCAAGGGCACCAACAGGTTACTCAGGCTTTTCTAAACTATTATCAGAACCTCTTAGGGACTGCAGAACCTAATGCTGCCCTCCCTGCAAATCTATTCCAGGAAAATGTTCTCTGTCAGGTTCCTCACCTGAACAATATGGTCACAACTTCTGAAATTGAAACTGCCCTCTTTTCCATTGACAGAAATAAAAGTCCTGGGGTCGACGGCTTTTCTTCGAGGTTTTTTAAGGATACTTGGGCAACTCTCCGGGCCTGA
- the LOC141613954 gene encoding uncharacterized protein LOC141613954 has translation MEILSRQLRTMCLSSDVSYHPRCSKLKLTHLVFADDLMIFTRGDLPSVQKATAILSTFSNWSGLTANLEKTDIYFGGVNPTVKDLILERVGIKEGSFPFRYLGYPVNDSRLTMDMYNALILKLQTLKGTYSIQHLSYAGRIQLSRDIFWGRFDSKKKHIFKAWQSICVPWEEGGFQVKDVCIWNKAAMLKWLWHLDRGTGAIWTSWVTKYFLTQCSIWDLAIRDCFFESLRGVLLLRDACIKQLGNVQAVQAMLSNCIIRNKFSVKRAYDSLRCSYPVLVVYKTIHRTTILPRHKIILMLAVQRKLATQDLLITRGITIVNRCYLCKAAAECADHLFFACPYAAGLLTLLQQWIQIPSSITSLFSLLTLHSRGQGSKQHLISCGIGSLVYAVWAERNARAFRDQERSVQAVFSELKFTVTALLASRGPENIFLDID, from the exons ATGGAGATCTTATCTAGACAGCTTAGAACAATGTGCCTTTCTTCTGATGTTTCCTATCACCCTAGATGTTCAAAACTCAAGCTCACTCACCTGGTTTTTGCAGATGATCTCATGATATTTACTCGAGGAGATTTGCCTTCAGTTCAAAAAGCTACTGCCATTTTAAGCACCTTCTCCAATTGGTCAGGCTTGACAGCTAACCTGGAGAAAACTGACATTTACTTTGGGGGTGTGAATCCTACAGTAAAAGATCTTATTCTGGAAAGAGTTGGGATTAAAGAGGGATCCTTTCCCTTCAGATATCTGGGATATCCAGTTAATGATTCCAGGCTTACTATGGACATGTATAATGCTTTGATTCTAAAGCTTCAGACTCTAAAGGGGACCTATTCAATTCAGCATCTTTCTTATGCTGGGAGAATTCAA TTAAGTAGGGATATTTTCTGGGGAAGATTTGACAGCAAGAAGAAGCACATCTTTAAAGCCTGGCAGAGCATTTGTGTACCCTGGGAGGAAGGGGGTTTCCAGGTTAAGGATGTTTGCATCTGGAACAAGGCTGCCATGCTGAAATGGCTTTGGCATTTAGATAGAGGGACTGGAGCTATCTGGACTTCCTGGGTCACAAAGTATTTCTTAACACAATGCTCTATCTGGGACCTTGCTATTAGGGATTGTTTCTTTGAAAGCCTCAGAGGAGTTCTTCTCCTTAGAGATGCCTGCATTAAGCAGCTTGGCAATGTTCAGGCAGTTCAGGCTATGCTCTCCAACTGCATTATCAGGAATAAGTTCTCTGTGAAGAGAGCTTATGATAGTCTGAGATGTTCTTATCCTGTCCTTGTTGTCTATAAAACTATTCACAGGACTACTATCCTTCCAAGGCATAAAATCATCCTCATGCTTGCTGTTCAAAGGAAGCTAGCTACTCAAGATCTCTTAATTACTAGAGGGATTACCATTGTGAATAGATGTTACTTGTGCAAAGCTGCAGCTGAATGTGCAGATCACCTTTTCTTTGCTTGTCCTTATGCTGCAGGATTACTGACTCTTCTGCAGCAGTGGATACAGATACCTTCCTCCATCACTTCACTCTTCTCCTTGCTTACTTTGCACAGCAGGGGTCAGGGAAGTAAGCAACATTTGATTAGCTGCGGTATTGGTAGTCTTGTTTATGCTGTTTGGGCTGAGAGGAATGCACGAGCATTTAGGGACCAGGAGAGGTCTGTCCAGGCTGTTTTTAGTGAACTAAAGTTCACTGTCACTGCACTACTAGCGAGTAGAGGTCCTGAAAATATCTTCCTTGACATAGATTAA